Within the Marixanthomonas sp. SCSIO 43207 genome, the region ATACGATAAAATCTAAAAACTCTATCTCTGTTGCACCATCAAGAGTTGTGGTGGTAACACAGCTACAGTTTTCATAGTTACCAGGGTCACCATCTGTATTTGTTCCGCCTGGGCCTCCATTATCATAGAAAAAATCACCCACAGCTACCGGGAACGATTCTGTTGCACCTGCTGTAGGAATAATATCTGCCAATGAAGCTTTATGGTTTTGTTTTTTGAAATAACGTCTTAATCGCTGACTTTCTTCAGCTGAAAAATAATTTAAAACATTATCTGCTTTATTTGAAACTTTTGAAAGTCTCTTTAAAAGTGTTTCTATCGAAACTGAAGGTTCGGCTTGGTTGTAGTGTTTTGCCGCTTCAATTTCTTTTTGAATCTCATCATTACCTGATGATTGAATTACTTGTGCATGTATGGTCAATGTCAAACCAAACATAATACACAAAAACGAGGTAATTTTCTTCATAATTAAAAATTAGAGTTTAGTTAATATTAGCTTAAAAATATTTAAAAAAGTCTTAACAACAAAACAATTAATACGAAATCAATTAAATAAATAATTTCTAATTAAGTATTTAACAAAAAAAAGACTTGCTTTCGCAAGTCTTTTTAACTTTCTATTAAAAGTAGTATTATTCTTTTTCAAAGGCTTCAATTACTGCATCACTCACTCCTACATTTGAAAAACCACCATCGTTATATAAATTTTGAAGGGTAACTCTTTTGGTTAAATCACTAAATAAAGATATTGTGTAATTTGCACAATCCATAGCGGTAGCATTACCTAATGGAGACATTTTTTCTGCATATGAAATAAAACCGTCAAATCCTTTTACACCTTTTCCTGCCGTGGTAGGGGTTGGTGATTGTGAAATGGTATTTACACGTACATTTTTATCTCTTCCGAAGAAATAACCAAAGCTTCGTGCTATTGATTCTAAATAAGCTTTATTATCTGCCATATCGTTGTAATCTGGAAATACACGTTGAGCTGCCATATATGTAAGTGCTACAATACTTCCCCATTCATTCATTGCATCTTTATTATACAATACATTCATAGTTTTATGAAAAGACACTGCTGAAACATCCCAACCTTTGTGCGTCCAGTCATAATTTTGATCGGTATAATGTTTTCCTTTTCGTACGTTAACTGACATACCTATTGAGTGTAAAACAAAGTCTAGTTTTCCTCCTAGAATTTCAGTTGCTTTTTCTACTAGGTTTTCAAGATCTTCCATCTTGGTTGCATCTGCCGGAATAATTTCAGAATTGGTTTTCTCTGCCAGTTCATTAATTTGTCCCATACGCATTGCAATAGGAGCATTTGTTAATACAAAACTTCCGCCTTCTTCGTGAACGCGTTCAGCTGTTTTCCAAGCGATGGAATTTTCATCCAATGCACCAAAAATAATTCCTCGTTTTCCTTTTAATAAATTATATGCCATATCTAGTTGCTTAGGTTATTCTCTATATTATTCTGTAAAGATACAGTTAATTCAATAATTCTTTGGCGTGTGCCAAGGCAGAATCACTTATTTCTTTACCTCCTATCATCTGTGCTATTTCAACAATACGTTCTTCTTGTGTTAAAGTCTTTAAACCTGTAACGGTACTGTTATTTACATCTTCTTTATATACTTTAATGTGTTGTGCTCCTTTTGAAGCAATTTGTGGTAAATGCGTAATACTTACCAATTGCATAGTTTTACTCATTTCGTCCATAATGATTGCCATTTTATGAGCTATTTCTCCTGAAACACCCGTGTCAATTTCATCAAAAATAAGAGTTGGTAATGTTTTATACTCTGCCAATACTGCTTTTACAGCTAGCATAATTCTACTCATCTCACCACCGGAAGCCACTTTTTTTATAGACCCCATACTCATTCCTTTATTGGCAGTGAAAAGAAGCTCGAGAGTATCTATACCATGCTCTCTGAATGTTTCTGAAATTGCTAATTTAAATTCAAAACGGGCGTTGGGTAAACCAAGTTTTGACAGAATATTCTCTAAGCGCTCTTTTAAAGTAGGAAGTACTTTTTTACGTGATTCATGGATTGATTTTCCGGTTTTTCTTGCTTCAGATGTTAAGGTTGAAACTTGTTTTTCCAACTTTTCAATCAACGTGTCTAAGTTGTTGGTATCTGTAATTTGATTATCTAAAGAATCTTTTATAGCAATCAATTCTGAAACAGTTGCTACATTATGTTTTTGTTGTAGTTTGTGCAGGGTTTGCAACTTCTCGTTTATTTCAAGCAATTGATTAGGATCTGCTTCTACAGAAGTAGCAACTTGTTCTATTTCTTCGTTTAAATCATCAAGCTCAATAATAACGCTATTCAATCGGTCCCACAGTGATTGATATACCGAACCGTAATTTTTCAACTTATTTAATGAAGCTCGTGCTTCTTTTGCGGTTTCGAGCGTTCCTATTTGTTCTTCAGAAAATAACTGAACAACAGCAGCGAGTGATTCTTTAATTTCTTCGGCATTGCTTAACGTCTCATAGGTTTCTTCTAGCTCTTTTTGATTAATTGAAGTTAAATTTGCTTCTTCCAGTTCATTAAAAAGAAAGGTGTTGTAATCTATTTCTTTGGCTGCTTCACTTTTTTTGAGCTGTGCTTCTTTTAAGGCTTTTTCGGTGTTTTTTAAATCAACAACTTGATTACTGTATGTTTTTAAATGATCTTGATTATTTGCCAAAGCATCAATGACTTGCAATTGAAAATCTTCTTCTGAAAGGGAAAGCGTTTCATGTTGACTATGAATATCTACCAAATACGGCCCTACAGCTTGTAACTGTGATAAAGTTACGGGTGTATCATTTATAAAAGCTCTAGATTTTCCACTTGGTAAAATTTCGCGACGTATGATAGTATGAGCATCATAATCTAGATCATTGGTCTCAAAAATGGTTTGTAACGCAAATTTTTCTATAGAAAATTCAGCTTCAATTACACACTTTTTTGAAGCGTCTCGCATACTGTTTAAATCAGCACGTTTTCCTAAGACTAATGATAAAGCTCCTAGTAATATTGATTTTCCGGCACCGGTTTCTCCTGTAATAATAGTCAAACCATTATTAAAGTCCATCCGGATGTCTTCAATTAACGCATAATTTTTTATAGCAATCGTTGTAATCACAGGCGTAAAATATAAATATAGATTTCCTTATTTAAAGTAAAAATAAGGTTTTGAAAACAACTTTTAATGTAAAATTGAATTTTTACAACAGCAAGAAAAAGGTATGGAGATTAAAATTTAATTTCGCTCCAATTACTTCGTTTGGTTGGCGCCATTTTGTTT harbors:
- a CDS encoding enoyl-ACP reductase, which produces MAYNLLKGKRGIIFGALDENSIAWKTAERVHEEGGSFVLTNAPIAMRMGQINELAEKTNSEIIPADATKMEDLENLVEKATEILGGKLDFVLHSIGMSVNVRKGKHYTDQNYDWTHKGWDVSAVSFHKTMNVLYNKDAMNEWGSIVALTYMAAQRVFPDYNDMADNKAYLESIARSFGYFFGRDKNVRVNTISQSPTPTTAGKGVKGFDGFISYAEKMSPLGNATAMDCANYTISLFSDLTKRVTLQNLYNDGGFSNVGVSDAVIEAFEKE
- the recN gene encoding DNA repair protein RecN gives rise to the protein MITTIAIKNYALIEDIRMDFNNGLTIITGETGAGKSILLGALSLVLGKRADLNSMRDASKKCVIEAEFSIEKFALQTIFETNDLDYDAHTIIRREILPSGKSRAFINDTPVTLSQLQAVGPYLVDIHSQHETLSLSEEDFQLQVIDALANNQDHLKTYSNQVVDLKNTEKALKEAQLKKSEAAKEIDYNTFLFNELEEANLTSINQKELEETYETLSNAEEIKESLAAVVQLFSEEQIGTLETAKEARASLNKLKNYGSVYQSLWDRLNSVIIELDDLNEEIEQVATSVEADPNQLLEINEKLQTLHKLQQKHNVATVSELIAIKDSLDNQITDTNNLDTLIEKLEKQVSTLTSEARKTGKSIHESRKKVLPTLKERLENILSKLGLPNARFEFKLAISETFREHGIDTLELLFTANKGMSMGSIKKVASGGEMSRIMLAVKAVLAEYKTLPTLIFDEIDTGVSGEIAHKMAIIMDEMSKTMQLVSITHLPQIASKGAQHIKVYKEDVNNSTVTGLKTLTQEERIVEIAQMIGGKEISDSALAHAKELLN